The proteins below are encoded in one region of Conexivisphaerales archaeon:
- a CDS encoding DNA-directed RNA polymerase subunit D, whose protein sequence is MAETIKVIEKDDVHVKVRFEGYGRSYINALRRISLAEVPVLAIDDVVILENTSPVYDEIVAHRLGLIPLLTPVDKYPLPEECDCHNPSGCPKCRVMIVLDASASNIPRTVFSGELVSPEDPSIRPVSDKIPIVKLAPNQKLKVECYARMGRGREHAKWQAAPVAVLADAEESTEGKEAFTLEVESVGNYTAPVLLKKAAQTLTKQLSQLQSAIGE, encoded by the coding sequence TTGGCAGAAACGATTAAGGTTATCGAGAAGGATGATGTGCATGTCAAGGTCAGGTTCGAAGGCTATGGAAGGTCTTACATCAATGCATTAAGAAGGATCAGCTTGGCCGAAGTTCCTGTCCTGGCAATAGACGACGTCGTTATCCTTGAGAACACTTCACCTGTATATGATGAGATAGTAGCCCACAGGCTGGGGCTGATACCTCTTCTCACACCTGTCGACAAATATCCTCTCCCCGAAGAGTGCGACTGCCACAACCCCTCAGGTTGCCCGAAGTGCAGGGTGATGATAGTGCTAGACGCGAGCGCCTCCAACATACCCAGGACGGTCTTCTCTGGGGAGCTTGTCTCACCGGAAGACCCCTCGATAAGACCTGTCAGCGACAAGATCCCTATAGTTAAGCTTGCACCAAACCAGAAGCTGAAGGTTGAATGCTATGCTAGAATGGGAAGGGGAAGGGAGCATGCGAAATGGCAGGCAGCGCCTGTTGCTGTGCTTGCTGATGCAGAAGAAAGTACTGAAGGAAAAGAGGCTTTCACTCTTGAAGTTGAGAGTGTGGGAAACTACACTGCACCCGTGCTTCTGAAGAAGGCTGCTCAGACACTCACAAAGCAGCTCAGTCAGCTGCAGTCAGCTATAGGTGAATAA
- a CDS encoding 50S ribosomal protein L13, translating into MSAEEVLIDASETILGRVASIAAKLALQGKKVHVVNVEKILISGSKKHVISSWKRFLEVGSVINPEHGPIHFRRPDNIFKRVARGMLPWRKPKGKAAYKRLRAYHGFPDQLKRIQPYDVSKAKATKPTSFYIRLGELAEELGWRGYRIPNKQAVSKQQGAGQ; encoded by the coding sequence TTGTCGGCTGAAGAAGTACTGATAGATGCGAGCGAGACTATACTGGGCAGAGTAGCAAGCATAGCTGCAAAGCTGGCTCTTCAGGGGAAGAAGGTGCATGTTGTGAACGTGGAAAAGATACTTATAAGCGGTAGCAAAAAGCATGTAATCTCTTCTTGGAAGAGGTTCCTTGAGGTAGGCTCCGTCATCAACCCTGAGCACGGGCCTATTCATTTCAGAAGGCCAGACAATATATTCAAGAGAGTTGCGAGAGGAATGCTGCCCTGGAGAAAGCCAAAGGGGAAAGCTGCATATAAGAGGCTGAGAGCTTATCACGGTTTCCCTGACCAGCTGAAGAGGATCCAGCCTTATGACGTGAGCAAGGCAAAGGCAACCAAGCCTACCAGCTTTTACATAAGACTGGGCGAGCTGGCGGAGGAGCTTGGATGGAGAGGCTACAGAATACCAAATAAGCAGGCAGTCAGTAAGCAGCAGGGTGCAGGTCAATGA
- a CDS encoding 50S ribosomal protein L18e — translation MLDRIGTLKSLRKAERPVFRAALERLEGSRRRMAKVNVGKLSAIAEEGSYVLVPGKVLGSGKMEKKLIVGALDYSSEARKKIVSAGGEALTLTEFIKRYSDKEGIRLVG, via the coding sequence ATGCTCGACAGGATTGGAACACTGAAGAGTCTGAGGAAGGCAGAAAGACCGGTCTTCAGAGCTGCGCTTGAGAGGCTGGAGGGTTCAAGGAGAAGAATGGCAAAGGTGAATGTGGGGAAGCTTTCAGCCATCGCGGAAGAGGGCTCATATGTTCTGGTGCCGGGAAAGGTTCTGGGCTCTGGAAAGATGGAGAAGAAGCTGATAGTCGGTGCCCTTGACTACTCTTCCGAAGCTAGAAAGAAGATAGTCTCTGCAGGCGGCGAAGCCCTTACACTGACAGAATTCATCAAGCGCTATTCAGATAAGGAGGGTATAAGGCTTGTCGGCTGA
- a CDS encoding 30S ribosomal protein S11, with product MSEAAQPEEKKAKRGRRKAKASAEAAVVSEEPAKVETEQAAQPEQAESAAGQERLRWGVAHIYSSFNNTLVHITDLSGAETIAFSSGGQHVKADRLESSPYAAMKSAAKCAEIAKTKGINALHIKVRAVGGTGPRTPGPGAQAAIRAIARAGFRIGRIEDVTPIPHDTTRKPGGRRGRRA from the coding sequence TTGAGTGAAGCTGCTCAGCCCGAAGAAAAGAAGGCGAAGAGGGGGAGAAGAAAGGCCAAGGCTTCTGCAGAGGCAGCGGTTGTTTCTGAAGAACCTGCAAAGGTAGAGACAGAACAGGCTGCGCAGCCTGAGCAGGCAGAATCTGCAGCCGGACAGGAAAGGCTCAGGTGGGGTGTTGCTCACATCTACAGCAGCTTTAACAACACCCTTGTTCACATCACAGACCTTTCAGGTGCAGAAACGATAGCTTTCAGCTCAGGAGGTCAGCACGTGAAAGCTGACAGGCTGGAGTCTTCGCCGTACGCTGCGATGAAATCAGCTGCGAAGTGTGCAGAGATAGCCAAGACAAAGGGGATAAATGCGCTTCATATCAAGGTCAGAGCGGTTGGGGGAACAGGGCCAAGGACCCCTGGTCCAGGAGCTCAGGCTGCCATAAGAGCTATAGCAAGGGCTGGTTTCAGGATAGGGAGAATAGAAGATGTGACCCCTATACCTCATGATACAACAAGGAAGCCGGGCGGAAGGAGAGGAAGAAGAGCCTGA